The Bacteroidetes bacterium SB0662_bin_6 genomic sequence AGGGCCTGCGAATACCAAGAGGCGCTAAAATTCTTACTACCCGCACATCTTATGCAAGCAATTTCATCGCTTTTCTGCACCGCGCCCGGAAAGACGGTCTGGAAATAGACGTAGCGCCCTGTGACCATGCGGGCAACCTTGACCTCGACGCATTCGAGCGGCGTATTGACAAACGCGTGGCGCTCATCGCCCTTACGCACATTCCTACAAACGGCGGCATCATCAACCCGGCTGAAGCCGTCGGAAAGATTGCCCGCAGACATGGAATACCGTACTTGCTGGACGCGTGCCAATCGGCAGGACAACTGCCGCTGGACGTAACGCGCATTGGCTGCGACATGCTTTCGGCCACGGGGCGAAAATTTCTGCGCGCGCCGCGCGGAACGGGATTTCTCTATGTCCGCCGCGGCTTCCTGAATCATATTGAACCGCCGATGCCGGACTTGCACAATGCGACATGGGTAGCCCCTGATGCGTACAGACCCCTTGAAGGAATGCGCGCATTCGAAATGTGGGAATCCAGTCTGGCCCTGAAGCTCGGTCTGGGCGCCGCCGTCGACTATGCACTGGACCTGGGACTCGATGCCATCCGGGAGCGCATCCGCGCCCTTGCCGACCTGCTGCGGCAACGCCTCGATGACCTGGACGGTATCCGCGTGCGGGATATGGGAACAGAGCGGGGCGGCATTGTGACCTTCGATATTGCAAACGTGGCGGCATCCATTGTAAAATCACGCCTTCGTGAGCAATCCATGCATATCACCGTGTCTCTGCCCTCCCACACGCTGCTTGACGCCATGGAGCGTACCCTCCCCGAAATGGTGCGTGCTTCCGTGCATTACTACAACACGGAAGAAGAAATCGACCGGTTCTGCGAAGCGGTACATGCCATCTCCTCGAAAGGCGCATGACCTCCCTCACGAAACATCCCCGGGGCGCCGTCACCGCATGGGCCACGTACGACTTCGCCAATTCGGCGTTCACGACACTCGTCGTCACCTTCGTCTTCGCCACCTATTTCACGGATGCGATCGCTGAAAATGCCGTATCCGGCACAGCGCTCTGGTCGCGCGCCGTAGCCCTGTCCCAGATCGTCGTTGCCCTGCTCTCGCCCTGGCTGGGCCTTCTCGCGGACCGGAACGGACTGCGCAAGCAGTTCCTTTTTCTCTCTACGCTGTTGTGTATTGCCGCCTCGGCGGGCTTATACTTTGCAGGCCCGGGCGATGTGCTGTTTGCCCTTGTCGTCTTTACGGTGGGCAACATTGCCTTTGAACTTGCAAATGTCTTCTACAACGCCTTCCTGCCTGAACTGGCCACGCCCCAGCGGATCGGGCGCATATCGGGATACGGCTGGGCGCTTGGGTACGCAGGCGGCTTGTGCTGCCTTCTGATCGGGTACTTCGTTTTCGTGGCTCCTGAAACGCCTCCTTTTGGACTCGTCCGGGAAACAGGAGCGCATGTGCGGGCCACCAATCTGCTCGTGGCAGCCTGGTACGCAGTCTTTTCGGTGCCTCTTTTCCTAATCCTGAAGAGATCCCTGCCCGTAAAACCACTCGCTGCCGGCAAAGCCCTGCAAACGTCCATACACGAACTGGGACGTACGTTGCGCGAAGTGCGCCACTCCAAAGATCTGTTCCGGCTCCTGATCGCCCGCCTGGTTTACAACGACGGCCTCATCACGCTCTTCGCCTTCGGAGGAATCTACGCCACGGGCACGCTCGGATTTTCCACCGAAGACATTTTTCTCTTCGGGATCGCTCTGAACATTGCGGCGGGCATCGGCGCCTGGGCCTTCGGTTTTCTGGACGACCGGCTCGGCGGGCGCGCCACTATCCTTATCAGTCTTGCGGTGCTGACCCTTGGAACGATCATTGCCGTGTTCACGACGAACGTCGAGCTGTTCTGGGCTGCGGCAATCCTCGGCGGCATATGCGCCGGCCCCAATCAATCCGCGAGCCGCTCGCTCATGGGGCGATTCAT encodes the following:
- a CDS encoding aminotransferase class V-fold PLP-dependent enzyme, with amino-acid sequence MNYATPSPVPDVRFIDVARARRDTPACEKVVHFNNAGASLMPNPVLAACIEHLRLEARIGGYEAAEEAHARHEAVYRSIATLLHASPEEIALADSATRAWHLAFQGLRIPRGAKILTTRTSYASNFIAFLHRARKDGLEIDVAPCDHAGNLDLDAFERRIDKRVALIALTHIPTNGGIINPAEAVGKIARRHGIPYLLDACQSAGQLPLDVTRIGCDMLSATGRKFLRAPRGTGFLYVRRGFLNHIEPPMPDLHNATWVAPDAYRPLEGMRAFEMWESSLALKLGLGAAVDYALDLGLDAIRERIRALADLLRQRLDDLDGIRVRDMGTERGGIVTFDIANVAASIVKSRLREQSMHITVSLPSHTLLDAMERTLPEMVRASVHYYNTEEEIDRFCEAVHAISSKGA
- a CDS encoding MFS transporter, giving the protein MTSLTKHPRGAVTAWATYDFANSAFTTLVVTFVFATYFTDAIAENAVSGTALWSRAVALSQIVVALLSPWLGLLADRNGLRKQFLFLSTLLCIAASAGLYFAGPGDVLFALVVFTVGNIAFELANVFYNAFLPELATPQRIGRISGYGWALGYAGGLCCLLIGYFVFVAPETPPFGLVRETGAHVRATNLLVAAWYAVFSVPLFLILKRSLPVKPLAAGKALQTSIHELGRTLREVRHSKDLFRLLIARLVYNDGLITLFAFGGIYATGTLGFSTEDIFLFGIALNIAAGIGAWAFGFLDDRLGGRATILISLAVLTLGTIIAVFTTNVELFWAAAILGGICAGPNQSASRSLMGRFIPAGKENEYYGLFAFSGKATAFLGPVLLGIVTGLFNSQRAGMAIVAAFFIAGALLLLRVNEERGMASARAYGQ